The following coding sequences lie in one Alicyclobacillus curvatus genomic window:
- a CDS encoding class I SAM-dependent methyltransferase yields MANITEAIRHRYDRIAPMFNKMDRMIDEKYRSDLLSAAKGNVLEVGVGTGANLKFYPASAHVIGVDFSPRMLAFAQERAKEAQADVKLVQMDIQDLQFADDTFDTVVSTCVFCSVPDPVKGLREIRRVLKPGGRLFMLEHMLSDHLPIALLLHAMNPLTVRMTGANVNRKTVDNLLTAGFSIQDLESIALLDIFRRIEALPNKT; encoded by the coding sequence ATGGCGAATATCACAGAAGCAATTCGGCACAGATATGACCGGATTGCACCCATGTTCAACAAAATGGATCGCATGATAGACGAGAAATATCGCTCCGATCTTCTGTCTGCGGCAAAAGGCAATGTCCTTGAAGTTGGGGTCGGTACGGGCGCCAACCTGAAATTTTACCCAGCGTCCGCACACGTGATTGGGGTCGACTTTAGCCCCAGAATGTTGGCATTTGCGCAAGAACGGGCCAAGGAGGCCCAAGCCGACGTAAAACTGGTGCAGATGGATATCCAAGACCTCCAGTTTGCCGATGATACCTTCGATACCGTGGTATCCACCTGTGTCTTTTGCTCTGTGCCCGATCCAGTAAAGGGACTTCGTGAAATTCGACGAGTGTTAAAACCAGGTGGACGTCTATTCATGCTCGAACACATGTTGAGTGACCATCTGCCCATTGCACTCCTTCTGCATGCAATGAATCCACTGACCGTTCGAATGACAGGAGCCAACGTTAATCGCAAGACAGTGGATAACTTGTTGACCGCAGGATTTTCCATTCAAGACCTTGAGTCCATTGCACTCCTTGATATCTTCCGTCGTATTGAGGCTCTTCCAAACAAAACCTGA
- a CDS encoding DUF2933 domain-containing protein, producing MLQALWSVLALLICPLMMILMMKGMHGGHDAHGSHGQPRKKFRSKEEELEDLWVQLESLQTQYNRLAEEVNADSTSKLQSDRYKEVHF from the coding sequence ATGCTACAGGCCTTGTGGAGCGTTTTGGCGCTCTTGATATGTCCCCTCATGATGATCCTTATGATGAAAGGAATGCATGGTGGGCACGATGCACACGGGTCCCATGGACAACCCCGGAAAAAATTCAGGTCAAAAGAGGAAGAATTGGAAGATTTGTGGGTTCAACTTGAGAGCCTCCAGACGCAGTACAATCGTCTTGCCGAAGAAGTAAACGCTGATTCTACATCCAAATTACAGTCGGACCGATACAAGGAAGTTCACTTTTAA
- a CDS encoding SHOCT domain-containing protein yields MAKVKERTDMMYGFGGFGGWIPMLLWLVILVSVVYLVIYIVDRAGHRSSSSKSSAEDTLRERYARGEIDTETFLEMKKHLKDK; encoded by the coding sequence GTGGCGAAAGTCAAGGAGCGAACGGATATGATGTACGGATTTGGTGGATTTGGTGGATGGATTCCGATGTTGTTATGGCTGGTTATCTTGGTAAGCGTTGTGTACCTGGTCATTTACATCGTTGATCGAGCCGGGCACAGGTCGTCGTCTTCAAAGTCGAGTGCTGAAGACACACTCCGGGAGAGATATGCAAGAGGAGAAATTGACACCGAAACGTTCCTTGAGATGAAAAAGCACCTGAAAGACAAGTAG
- a CDS encoding PspA/IM30 family protein, giving the protein MSRLKDIVRANLNDLISKAEDPEKSLNLFIEDASEHVREFSVEVNRFEAERIMAQDRIQQAEKAALEWHTKAALALTQSKEDLARKALDNEQKEKNRLEELNTELVNMNQTSEQLKEQYRLLQDKLEEAKEKRDDLIRRARLAKAQQGATESLGGASKADPFAKFDRMQDIVERREAEAKSSYQAITSTLSYEMDQLKRDELNFEVDDALAKLRAEMDANKTTS; this is encoded by the coding sequence ATGAGCCGTCTAAAGGATATCGTCAGGGCGAATCTGAACGACCTCATTTCAAAAGCCGAAGATCCAGAGAAGAGCCTAAATCTCTTCATTGAAGACGCATCGGAGCACGTCCGGGAATTCAGCGTCGAGGTCAATCGATTTGAGGCTGAGCGCATTATGGCCCAAGATCGCATTCAGCAGGCTGAAAAGGCTGCATTAGAGTGGCACACAAAAGCTGCATTAGCGCTCACACAAAGCAAAGAAGACCTCGCTCGAAAAGCCTTGGATAACGAGCAGAAAGAAAAGAATCGTCTGGAAGAACTGAATACTGAACTCGTCAACATGAACCAGACTTCAGAGCAACTCAAAGAGCAGTACCGGCTTCTCCAAGACAAATTAGAGGAGGCAAAAGAAAAACGGGACGACCTCATCCGTCGTGCCCGCTTGGCGAAAGCACAGCAGGGAGCTACGGAGTCATTGGGCGGTGCGAGCAAGGCCGATCCATTTGCCAAGTTTGATCGCATGCAGGATATCGTAGAGCGCCGGGAAGCCGAAGCGAAGTCTTCGTACCAAGCGATAACCAGCACCCTATCCTACGAAATGGATCAACTCAAAAGAGATGAGCTCAATTTCGAGGTTGATGATGCACTCGCCAAGTTAAGGGCTGAAATGGATGCCAATAAGACGACATCTTGA
- a CDS encoding response regulator transcription factor, which yields MAKVLIVDDESEMRNLVRIYLRADGHSVEEAADGVQALDIISASRPDVIVLDVMMPGMDGLETCSFIRSQYPDIPILMLTARTSVEDKVSGLSVGADDYLTKPFDGRELVARVRALYRRAYGDTHEKYRIDSIDLGVDMQSRTVSVKTAHISLTPKEFELVVLLTRHPGRTFPREEILERVWSGEYEGETRTVDSHVKNIREKLREAGVNPDPIKTVWGVGYKFEVES from the coding sequence ATGGCAAAGGTTTTGATTGTCGACGATGAAAGTGAAATGCGGAATTTGGTGCGCATCTACCTACGGGCGGACGGTCATTCAGTTGAAGAGGCGGCCGACGGAGTTCAGGCCCTCGATATCATCAGTGCCTCTCGTCCAGATGTCATTGTGCTAGATGTGATGATGCCTGGGATGGATGGCCTCGAGACTTGCAGTTTCATCCGGTCTCAGTATCCGGACATCCCAATCCTAATGCTGACGGCCCGGACCTCTGTCGAAGATAAAGTGTCTGGATTGTCTGTGGGGGCGGACGATTATCTGACTAAGCCTTTTGATGGGAGGGAACTGGTTGCACGTGTACGAGCTCTGTATCGTCGAGCGTATGGGGACACTCATGAAAAGTATCGGATTGATTCCATTGACCTGGGCGTCGACATGCAGAGTCGGACGGTTTCGGTAAAAACTGCTCATATTTCACTTACGCCAAAGGAGTTTGAACTGGTCGTCTTATTGACTCGCCACCCTGGACGGACATTTCCGAGAGAAGAAATCCTGGAGCGGGTCTGGAGTGGGGAGTACGAGGGCGAAACACGTACGGTGGACAGTCACGTGAAAAACATTCGAGAAAAGCTCCGGGAGGCAGGAGTGAACCCGGACCCCATCAAAACCGTGTGGGGAGTCGGATACAAGTTTGAGGTGGAATCGTGA
- a CDS encoding HAMP domain-containing protein: MIRRNLAVKVGLAIMGLIVAVSIIQYFALGQLLKNAFYQEAGAELTAQGQQYANMSAMGGTMMMQMLCVSADVTTVMVDRSGSIIASSPSLHLSNPNTSDKSVMQRALAGQDALHGGNSAFFGGTGIVAAVPIHSQGQVTGAVVLFRSEKTVVSAFDHVKWLLFVAGLGGILVSLGLTVILSKRIATPLQQMSKVAKEMTKGNYKAEVSVTGQDEVAQLGEAINGLAANLNHLDTSRKAFLADVAHELRTPMSYIRGYSQVLDEGLFETEDEERKYIRIIHDEAKRLESLVNDLFVLAQGDAQMLAMDRQSIEVSELISSVAERMRKKAEDKGIDIKVFSSDNLVLCADGARLEQVLVNLVDNAIRYTPAQGHIELRLRKVGNFAEIAVSDTGVGIPKSDLPHIWERMYRVEKSRSRERGGTGLGLAIVKQIVEAHGGTVDAQSEENRGTTITVRIPVSN, translated from the coding sequence GTGATTCGACGCAACCTTGCGGTCAAAGTTGGGCTGGCTATTATGGGACTCATTGTCGCAGTATCTATCATTCAATACTTTGCACTCGGACAATTGCTGAAAAACGCATTTTACCAAGAGGCTGGAGCGGAATTAACCGCCCAGGGACAACAGTATGCCAACATGTCTGCGATGGGCGGCACGATGATGATGCAAATGCTGTGTGTCTCAGCGGATGTCACAACGGTCATGGTTGACAGGAGTGGGAGCATCATCGCCTCTTCGCCTTCTCTCCATCTGTCAAACCCAAATACCTCGGACAAGTCGGTCATGCAAAGAGCATTGGCCGGACAGGATGCCCTTCATGGGGGGAATAGTGCGTTCTTCGGGGGCACAGGCATTGTTGCTGCCGTCCCGATTCACAGCCAAGGTCAGGTCACTGGAGCCGTGGTTCTCTTTCGGTCGGAGAAAACAGTGGTGAGTGCGTTTGATCATGTGAAATGGCTGCTCTTTGTCGCTGGACTTGGTGGGATCCTTGTTTCGTTGGGGTTGACTGTCATCTTGTCCAAACGCATCGCAACCCCCCTGCAGCAGATGTCCAAGGTCGCCAAAGAGATGACCAAAGGGAATTACAAGGCTGAAGTATCCGTGACCGGTCAGGACGAAGTGGCTCAGCTTGGTGAAGCCATCAATGGCCTGGCGGCGAATCTGAATCACCTGGATACGTCTCGAAAAGCATTTCTTGCCGATGTAGCCCACGAACTTCGGACCCCGATGAGTTACATTCGAGGCTACAGTCAGGTGTTGGACGAAGGGCTGTTTGAAACGGAAGACGAGGAGCGAAAGTATATTCGCATCATCCACGATGAGGCGAAGCGACTGGAGTCCCTTGTGAATGACCTGTTCGTCCTCGCCCAAGGGGATGCGCAGATGCTCGCAATGGATAGACAGTCTATCGAAGTCAGCGAGCTGATTTCGTCTGTTGCGGAGCGGATGAGAAAGAAGGCAGAAGACAAAGGTATCGACATCAAGGTATTCAGTTCAGACAACCTTGTCCTCTGCGCCGATGGGGCTCGACTAGAACAGGTCCTCGTAAATCTGGTGGACAATGCGATTCGCTATACTCCAGCGCAAGGTCATATCGAATTGCGACTGCGCAAGGTTGGAAACTTCGCTGAAATTGCGGTCAGCGATACCGGCGTGGGCATACCGAAGAGCGATCTACCACATATTTGGGAGCGCATGTACCGGGTAGAAAAGTCCCGGTCCAGAGAGCGTGGGGGAACCGGGCTTGGACTGGCGATTGTCAAACAGATTGTCGAGGCACATGGCGGTACCGTGGATGCACAGAGCGAGGAGAACCGGGGGACGACAATTACTGTGCGGATCCCAGTCTCAAATTGA
- a CDS encoding SHOCT domain-containing protein — protein sequence MWYGGYDSRPRPQDSSARSAAQDTPLELLKQRLASGEITLDEYEKLAKVLSS from the coding sequence ATGTGGTACGGAGGCTATGATTCACGACCAAGACCCCAGGACTCTAGCGCCAGGTCGGCTGCGCAAGATACACCCCTTGAACTACTGAAACAGCGTCTTGCGAGTGGGGAGATCACGCTGGACGAATACGAAAAGCTTGCCAAGGTTCTATCGTCGTGA
- a CDS encoding YHS domain-containing protein, with amino-acid sequence MTIDPVCGMDVSEETAPKAEYQGITYYFCCEGCRKAFTNAPQKYINTESASHHHGRHHAHHHGNHH; translated from the coding sequence ATGACGATAGATCCAGTGTGTGGCATGGACGTATCCGAAGAAACAGCGCCGAAGGCTGAGTATCAGGGAATAACTTACTACTTTTGCTGTGAAGGCTGCCGGAAGGCATTCACCAATGCCCCTCAAAAATACATCAACACGGAAAGTGCATCGCATCACCATGGCCGTCATCATGCTCACCACCATGGGAACCATCACTAA
- the lgt gene encoding prolipoprotein diacylglyceryl transferase: MLFQLGHYTVRSYGLVVLLAIFLGTQVAITFARFTAKKFEEHIVPLTYSVVIAALIGARFWQVFFFEPSYYLRHPLDMFAIWQGGLGIQGGIVGGIIAGVWYCRHHKIPFWEIADLLAPAIILGQGIGRIACLLNGDAFGSPTHSGFGLVYPPGTYAYSTYGSQPLWPAEVWEGQADMIIFAVLLILLRKKLPTGVLFLTYNILYSALRFGLEFLRGDSPRYLFSWTAAQWTSAGVIIVCLVIMGWIISRRNVKVMKRVVV, encoded by the coding sequence ATTTTGTTCCAGCTTGGTCATTATACCGTGAGATCCTACGGTCTAGTGGTACTGTTAGCCATTTTTCTTGGAACCCAAGTTGCCATCACCTTCGCTCGGTTTACTGCCAAGAAATTTGAAGAACATATTGTACCTCTTACGTACAGCGTTGTGATTGCTGCGTTGATTGGCGCACGATTCTGGCAAGTCTTCTTTTTTGAACCGAGTTACTACCTACGTCATCCGCTGGATATGTTCGCTATTTGGCAAGGCGGGTTGGGTATACAAGGCGGGATCGTGGGAGGAATCATCGCAGGCGTCTGGTATTGTCGGCACCATAAGATTCCGTTTTGGGAGATCGCGGATTTACTTGCTCCGGCCATCATTTTAGGACAGGGGATCGGCCGAATTGCCTGTTTGCTGAATGGAGATGCGTTTGGTTCGCCCACTCACAGTGGTTTCGGCCTTGTTTACCCGCCTGGAACGTATGCGTACAGTACGTACGGCAGTCAGCCGCTTTGGCCAGCAGAGGTTTGGGAAGGCCAAGCAGACATGATCATTTTTGCTGTGCTACTCATTCTATTGCGAAAGAAATTACCGACCGGTGTTCTCTTTCTTACATACAATATTCTCTATTCAGCCCTCAGATTTGGGCTTGAATTCCTCCGGGGTGACAGCCCTAGATACCTGTTTTCGTGGACTGCAGCCCAATGGACCAGTGCTGGAGTCATCATCGTATGCCTTGTCATTATGGGGTGGATCATTTCTCGGAGAAATGTCAAGGTCATGAAAAGGGTCGTCGTGTAG